A stretch of DNA from Cryptomeria japonica chromosome 4, Sugi_1.0, whole genome shotgun sequence:
AAAGCTACGTACTGGATCGAAGATgctttattttgatgatccaccacaagtttaggaacATATACTGTTAGTTttagtcatagaatgaccaatacatatagatatattttatatttttattgtatatcaatttggacatgacatatgccacattttggtaatacttgtattgacttggcagacatgcctttatatatatatatatatatatatagattcaatccaataaatgtgtaatgagttcattattttgtattcgttgtattttgtggttgtacttttataaatttaattgatcatttgcctatgtaatcaacaatatgaatataaacaacaaaaatatatgatataaaacattgcaatcatggaatatgatttgataaaatttctaaaatgttgaattaaccctacaaaattacttgtatttagttcattatcgtgtatttgttgtatttggtggctgcccttttataaatttaaatgaatatttgcatatgtaatcaacaatatcaatataaacaacaaaaattgacaatatgaatataaacaacaatatgtgtttggtgtgagagcaccctcacgctcgcaatggtcaaattttgttcatagtgtgcacaaatcgacatcacGAGAgcgtctgggtgggcaggtttacactaggcatgcccctgtcatgcatcccaaagcatcgtaACGTCGAGAGTCATATTGTACCGCGGCGATCTCTCGAGTGCGATGAGTCCCAAAAATTGTCGaaatttgacagattgtttcttcaaatccaggacacatatggtcaatttgtttgaacctgtgAGGTCGCATGAGgatcctctattgttttctatcttggtttttgacgactcaaagccattttcaattggtagcattttttcgcctactgcaaaaaccgtcagttgcatatagtgcaaagttgtaggattggctataattgatttggcttgtcatgtgcacaaaccaatgttgcgagcgcatctgggtgggaatttttatgctaggaatgtccttttcatgcatcccaaagcaccgaaatgtcaagagtcatactgtaccactgtgatctctcaagtgcctcgagtccaaaaaattgtaaaaatttgacaaactgtttcttcaaatacaggacacatatggtcaatctatttgaacttgtggggtcacgtGAATCTCCTCTACAgtggcctatctctatttttgacaacttggagccattttcaattggtagcatttttttgcctgctacaaaaacggTCAGTTGCATgcatgcaaagttgcaagattggctagaattgatttggttcatcgtgtgcacaaactgacatcacgagtgcatctaggtgggaaggtttatgctaagaatgcccctattgtgcatcctaAAGtgccagaacgttgagagtcatactgtATCGGAGCGATCTTTCAAGTGCCAtgaatccaaaaaattgtcaaaatttgatggactatttcttccaatctaggacacatatggttgatctattTGAACCCGTGGAGCTATATTCAGTCGAATCTTCCACCCCAGCCTTTGTGATTTTAGTGCCTCTCGCAAAGAACCTTTTGCCATGCATTCGAAGAGCAGAATATCCATGTTCATACTGCCCCTGTACACGAACCCAAGAAGTCGCATAATGTTTCTGTGGCGCACGAACTTCAAAGCTTCTATTTCACGCATCaaacttcttttcccttcttcctGCAGTCTTAAGACCTTCGCAGCGATTGCCAGACTATTCTTGGCTTGGGTCAGAAGAACTTTGTACACTCTGCCGAAGCTACCAGagccaattagaaaattatcaCTGAATTCTTCCGTGGCGTTCAAAATTTCTTGATAAGTAATCCTGTGTCTATAACCTCCGGGAATATCCACCTCCACTTTGCTGAATGATCCATTAACTGTGTCCTCCTCTTCGTTCAATTCTTCATCTTGTGCAGTTACCTTGCTCCGGTAATACACAAGACCTACTATGACAATCATAACAGTAGCCAACCCGGTAATAACAATTCCAACTATGCTGCCAGTCCCCAAGCTCTTGTTATTACTAGTACTATCAATACTAGTACTTTCCAAGCAGGAATTGGAAGTGGGTGGTCCGCACAGAGCATCGTTCCCATAAAAGGCGCTTGCGGCGCCCTCGGAGAAAGCTTTCAGAGGAGGAATTCGGCCCGCGAATCGATTGAAGGAAAAATTGAATTTAGAAAGAAGTTTCAAGCCTGAGAAAGCAGGTGGAATCTTACCAGATAGTTGGTTGAATGAGACGTCTAATGATTCAAGCAGCAGCAGATTTCCAATAGCCGGTGGAAGAGAGCCAGATAGCCTGTTCCAACTCAGATCCAGCCCAGTTTGCAGATTCACCAGTTTTCCTATTTCCCTGGGAATCGATCCCTCAAGTCGGTTTCGAGACATGTCTAACTCTATCAAACTTGAGCAATCGCCCAGAGGTCGGAATAGTTCCACTTAAATTGTTGGAACTTAATTTTAAGATGGACAAGGAAGAAAAATTGGTGCCGATATGTCGAGGAATAGCACCTTCAATTGGCTGAGCTTTCCAATCATAGAAGAAAGGTGACCGGATAGGTTTCGGCCGGGCAGAGCAAGTGAAATAACGTTGCGCGATGTTGGTGTTGATGTGCACTTGACGCCCTGCCACTTACAGAAATCTGATGAAGCAGAAGCGTTGGACCAGTCTGGCAGAAAATCTCTAGTTTCACCACCATGCAGCGACTCTTTTATTTGTAAAAGTATGTCGCCTTCTCCAGAAATCCCGTAGGCACTGCTAAGCAGCAAAGCTACTCCACAGAAACGCATGAACCATAGAGAGGCCGAAGACACAAACATAACTCTACGACAGGGGGAACTGCTGGGTGAAAGCttcaccaacattttagcaaggaAAATAATCACTTCAGAAGGTATCAAACAATGATCCAAGGCTAGGCTATAAGATCATTCTAGTTTGCTATGTAAGAATATGCTCATGAGGAGCCTTTAAACTTGAGTCAAGAAGACCTACATTGTATCCTTTATGAACAATTAGTGGGCCCAATTAGTGACCTATACAAACTTCTTTTTTTCGTTTTTTCCATTATCAGTACGATCCGTGTAAAAGGCTCTAGTGTAGGCTTGGAATTTGATGGTGCGCCGACCCTTTTccaattttcaattatattttagaatttttaacaTTATTGTTTAATATGAGACTATGAATATTTATTAGATTACAGAAATTTATGATAAAAAGTATATAAtatatagtaatttaatttatcatATATATTACAATGAAAAATAACTTCAATTTTAAAAGaatgtttaaaattatttataaacaaatatatcatttttaaatagttttagaaataaaatatggatgatttttgtttataaatatttttaattcttaTATATTAATGTTAAATATAGTAATGCAAGTATAAAATAATGACTAGTTTAATGTGGTAATGGGATGAGTGGAAAGGGGAGCGCTTGGGTTTATGGAGGAGGGGAGGTTTCACGGGACAAGAAGGCGATGTCATGGGGAGGATGACACTGAAGGCCATGGTGTACATTTTCACCCGGTCGGTGGTGTGGCCCTCTTTTGGGCAGTCTTGGTTATGGGGTATTTGGATTTGTCTCCTTCTACATGGTGCACTACTCTAGGTTGGAGGGAGGTTGTCCTTTGTGCCATAGGTGAGTGTGTGATGGGCTCTGCCCTTCATATCAACTATTTAATTAGCTTGGACCTTCCTTTGGACCCCTTGAGATGTTCGTGTGGAGGTTGTCACAGATTGGGATTCTTTGTAGTGTTTTTGTTTATGGGTGAGGGATCCTTCCCTTCCTTGCACTATGATTTAGGTTATCATGTTGCTAGCTTCGAGATGACTattattttgataatgtttgggtATATGCTCACCTTTGTGAGGGCTATCCTACTACAAGAGGTTTATAGGGTCGAGAGGAGCTCTGACAGGTTGTtggcgatcttaaaattccatgaaatgacatctctttgaggtattccatcatacaTTTCACATgtcatgtgtatgctaccccattttgcgatttttgttattggagcatttgcaactaatttctgacaaaaaacccccttcgattatgctttggtggatgtccataccttgttccaaagctcctattttgacacacgcagggaggatgctggcaaatgttgaattgagataaacatgactgtatttcatgaggatttgaactcaaagcattggcactatcacttatggctatattagctttttaagacactttcatagtgcacttcaccagtcctaataatggactatcatgagattcttaagaatttaatactccaaacattcatgccctctatgttgtcattgtggttttcaatcattatgactacatgcttttcaaggaccaagtagtgttcttttttcattgttctactgtgcttctcaagctgcaccaacatagttttatttaatggctttgttttgatagtgatttctccatggcttccactgtctttttcttggcacattcaatgcattgtcatctatcactactatttattgtcctttttacctttattgaggttgttctcatacatgtcattcactttgtatatgagtatatctcaaccaattcactgttgtaagtagaaataaaagattagtctcatctcttttactattttggaccttcatagtaatctttgcaatatatcatttccttccaattatatggaataatgattttctttttatggaatgtgatgaaggcttgagtgtgtcttcttgaactcacttattatcagctcctctatgattaccttagatctttgtggctaagaattgttctgGATGAACTTAtcctctttattgatttcttttactaccattatattatcctgaaaaaggcttgttcaatgctctcttagcatgcatgtgctctctttgtattgatctagggctactcattaatgtatctatggatttcccttattcactatgttgtgatagtcatttgcatatttgggactatcatctttcataatttgatgtctttaagatgtgggtacattgcttgacaggaaaagctcaagcatttgtgaagttcaaacagtttaaaccccttgttgaatggtcatctagttgttctctaaatgcaaaatgctcaagtaaatgagaaattcactcaaaaagGTTTATCCACAACTacaagaaaacaactaaccactacatacatgcatcaacaaaacagtgttgtatagagacctaatcatgccttcatggatatgtagatcaagttcctacattatggacaaaagcaattcacacaataatatattttttgaacacactcaccacaaagatttggttatgcaataatatatttgttgttaactttatcatggaggatttggttatgcttgttacaatcaaggtttgaccaaactaattcttaaatatacaaatgaagagtgtggttggttggtgactaattactctttttaacaccatttacaagatcatatctaaatcaagtgtctcaagaattaagctactactaagaagatagtttgcctaaagcaaatgggtttcttgggtggctatttattgtagataacttaattccttcatgagaatcaatcaatttggaacatgtataactcacatttgtgacatctcACTAATgtaattccttagtacttgtttgagtactatctcctctattgttttctatccacttttgtgtccttcttagaataaataatagattaatgagaaggtggaaaaggtggattcacctaagagggagtggattttcccaataatatgttagattctcccaaggatggatggactatacacttgaaaggtagatgattaaggatgatgacaaggtgaattttccttagaattatagggttgattttcctaagaacaagtagattcatgtaaactagaggatacaaatttggacaaaataatggaacgagactaaaactagatagattcacctaaatgggagtgtagtcatctaaggataggaaaaattgaCCATTtgtgtaagaaagatggataagataaatgatttatgtgaaatagattcacctaagagaaagtagattcacataaggataggtggattttcctaaagatgaagggataagacttaacaaaaagaggacttaggatgatgacaaggaggattcatttaaggatatggcatattcacctaagggatagtgtattctcccaagaatatggaaaaattattgattggtggaatgacatactagaccaaggaatgatacaagggtagattcacctaaatatagggtaaattcagctaaaagggtacccatgagattgtggtactgagtacctatctatggatggtgtatttggatacaagtatgatgaaaccatgcttgtgtatgatgaaacaaagtctagatctctattataggtccaacataatctctattatttgagacaccattttattagcatattcaattagggtaatttatgggtttaattatggatcatgttttctatttccatgcactattgaacttatttggatgtattgtgattattttaattttgaagttataaataaattatgtttgtaccttagaaagggtaactccaattgatgtttgggcagtttatgtgaaaacttatggtgattattgccctatgttatgtaatggcgttatttttacactaagtaattaactagaaaaatgaatttgtattgttgtacaagtatgacgaaaccatgcttgtgtgtttacatgtttgtgcatcctattgagaaccaacttcactgttgaggaactcaataaatgtggtgttaagtagaagaatggaaaactcaagaagctatggtgacatattgtcgcattagtagggattatctctattgaccacacctttcaaatatagtatcccctagttctcctcatagaatggaccattggatggctcatagtggtatcctatcctatatttatcttgatggcattgccgatagttggtatgtggttcttggtacaggtttcctcttaccctattatcttatttatatctttgttccaacatgtggagattgatttttgtcatgctatgatgattttcatgtttgcatgtgttttgacattatgcaaatagatatgatgtcacaccatacttatgttttgaaatagtgtaggtgatggttacatgttgttgatggtagtgatttgggttcaaagacacaattccacacacataaacacaaatatttgaagatgcattttatattattccttcttagtagtgattagtgttggaagatttgcacacatgtagagaggaactgatgttagatacaataggttgtgtttgataacatatgaatgtgcctcatgatgtatacatatagctttggtgtgtgacatgcatgcacatttttccataagacacattgctatgtggcatgtgccctatgcatgtcttctttgtgaggcacattgctagctatgtgcaatgtggccctaggtgtgtcttctttatgaggtgtattgccatgatatgttaggatttgtagtgtgcaggccacaaatgcatgcatgagggactattattatagttatgttttttgggcatgtagcctaggcatgtcttctccattggtacatggccatgccatgtgggagtttttgtgttcatgccacaaatgcacacatgagggactattattggagtcatgatgaatcttcactctatttagccacaatttctagtcgcatagttatgtaatgtgcacttttaaggattgtgaagttttcttcaattattgatgatctctcatctttgttgcatgggccaacaattttattttatcttgtttgaattagtttaatcactattgtgagttttctctattgtgtagttattgtggctatgtttgatttgctattggaattgaacacatttatttgacttattattggtactattttttctttctttcaatatttatgatctttggtagtttagtgaaactcttgctatttttaaatgtcgccttctttgttgtgatgtgactCCTCACCAAGATcaacgtagataaccttggatgtgtgtatataaggaatcaaacattgagaaaatttgaggataggggtaagtgtttgttgtatgggcagctatgatccacttgtacattcttagtgattattgacggctatgtcttggaggctaatcccattaaacaaacaaggaggaagtcatacataatcgtatggatcctccctagttgtgtatggattcaagaccatcatttcatatggttcttggttactttgtgagaccatggcatcctcttagaccaatatgtgagccttgtattgttatccctgcaatgtggatgaataagtgtatgttaaaacaaattctttgcatgccatatagttgcatatgagttgttcacatcatcagatcatgatttagaatatgtgaattattttatccatgtgaagtcgaatgattgattatgaaaatgtgttatacattgaagcataatctgtaagatgttctcttcaagaaaaaatatttatgctttcatagtgaaatgttgacgaaatggggtcct
This window harbors:
- the LOC131040797 gene encoding probable leucine-rich repeat receptor-like protein kinase At5g63930, producing MSRNRLEGSIPREIGKLVNLQTGLDLSWNRLSGSLPPAIGNLLLLESLDVSFNQLSGKIPPAFSGLKLLSKFNFSFNRFAGRIPPLKAFSEGAASAFYGNDALCGPPTSNSCLESTSIDSTSNNKSLGTGSIVGIVITGLATVMIVIVGLVYYRSKVTAQDEELNEEEDTVNGSFSKVEVDIPGGYRHRITYQEILNATEEFSDNFLIGSGSFGRVYKVLLTQAKNSLAIAAKVLRLQEEGKRSLMREIEALKFVRHRNIMRLLGFVYRGSMNMDILLFECMAKGSLREALKSQRLGWKIRLNIAPRVQIDQPYVS